A window from Primulina eburnea isolate SZY01 chromosome 2, ASM2296580v1, whole genome shotgun sequence encodes these proteins:
- the LOC140824490 gene encoding phosphoenolpyruvate carboxylase kinase 1-like: protein MCENLKKYYQLCEELGRGRFGVVYRCYPHSAAADSDSFACKSIHKHSLSDDPADRLCLDVEPKILQLLSGCPNILRIHSVYEDDDYLHLVTDLCDGGDLYDRVSSGHRFSEPEAAVIIKQLIIAVASCHRLGIAHRDIKPDNILFDSRGRLRLADFGSAAWFGVSEGGVMSGVVGTPYYVAPEVLMGKEYNEKVDVWSCGVILYIMLAGVPPFYGDGPAETFEAVMRGNVRFPPKIFRSVSAEAKDLLRKMICRDVFRRFSAEQVLMHPWIINGGESVSTVDLP from the exons ATGTGCGAAAACCTCAAGAAATATTACCAACTGTGCGAAGAGCTCGGCCGAGGCCGATTCGGCGTCGTTTACCGCTGTTACCCCCACTCTGCCGCCGCTGATTCCGACTCTTTTGCTTGTAAATCGATACACAAGCATTCCCTTTCAGACGACCCAGCCGACCGTCTCTGCCTCGACGTAGAACCCAAAATCCTCCAACTTCTGTCAGGTTGTCCCAATATTCTCCGCATCCACAGCGTCTACGAGGACGACGATTACCTCCACCTTGTCACCGATCTCTGTGACGGTGGAGATCTGTACGACCGCGTGTCTTCCGGTCACCGTTTCTCCGAGCCTGAAGCAGCTGTGATTATCAAACAACTGATCATCGCCGTCGCCTCCTGCCATCGCTTGGGTATAGCTCACAGGGACATCAAACCTGACAATATCTTGTTCGATTCTCGGGGACGGTTGAGATTGGCAGATTTCGGATCCGCGGCGTGGTTCGGAGTTTCCGAGGGAGGGGTGATGAGTGGGGTCGTGGGGACGCCTTATTACGTGGCACCGGAGGTGTTGATGGGGAAGGAATACAACGAGAAAGTAGATGTGTGGAGCTGTGGAGTGATTTTGTACATCATGCTCGCTGGAGTGCCGCCGTTTTACGGCGATGGACCGGCGGAGACTTTCGAGGCGGTTATGCGGGGGAATGTCAGGTTTCCGCCAAAGATTTTCCGATCGGTGTCGGCGGAGGCGAAGGATCTGTTGAGGAAGATGATCTGTAGAGATGTTTTCAGAAGATTCTCCGCTGAACAAGTCTTGA TGCATCCATGGATCATAAACGGAGGAGAGTCGGTATCAACGGTCGACCTACCCTGA